The DNA sequence GGTATTAACAGCACCCGAACCGGCAAATCCGGGAGCAGTTACGGTAAGAAGTAAATCTTTTTCAGGGATTGAATCTGCAATAAAATCGGTAAGTCGGAGCAGGAAATTATCGGTGTATTCATACGAAGCACCTTCCGGAGCGGTTATGGAAAGCCTTACCCAGCTTCTATCCTCTAAGGGTGCAAGTTCGGCAGGTAAACTTTTGAATGAAAAATAGCCAATTCCTAAAATTCCCAAAAGGATGATAATTGCCATCCATCGAATCTGCATAAAGCTTTTTAATGAATTCCGATAAGTATCGTTCATCCATTGAAAAAATGGCTCAGTTAGTTCATAAAACCGACTTTTCTTATCGTTTTTACGAATTAATCTGGCATTTAACATCGGGGTCAATGTCAGGGAAACAAAAGCTGAAATCAAAACTGCGGAGGCGATTACCATTCCAAATTCTTGAAACAGTTTTCCAACAAAACCTTGCATAAATACGATGGGAAGAAACACTGCTGCAAGGGTAATGGATGTAGAAATTACGGCAAAAAAGATTTCATTCGATCCTAAAATGGCCGCCTGAATAGGTTTATAGCCTTGCTCAATTTTTTTGAAAATATTTTCAGTAACCACAATGCCATCATCTACCACAAGTCCGGTAGCCAATACAATCGCCAATAAGGTTAACACATTAATGGAAAATCCTAGAATGTACATGATGAAAAAGGTTCCTATCAAAGAAACCGGAATGTCTATCAATGGTCGGAAGGCAATAAGCCAATCTCTGAAAAATAAATAAATGATGATAATTACCAACACCAATGCGATAGCCAAGGTTTCTTGAACTTCCTCAATTGACTTTAAAATAAATCGGGTGTTATCCAACGCAATTCCAAAACTGTAATCCTTGGGTAGGTCACGTTGAATGGCGTCATACCGTTTATAAAATTCAGTAGCAATGTCGATGTAATTTGCCCCGGGTTGTGGTACTAATGCCAGACCTATCATCGGAATTCCGGATTGCCTTAAGATGGTTTCTTCGTTTTCCGGTCCTAGTTTAGCATAACCTACATCCCTAAGTCTGATAACCTTACCACCTTGGTCAAGAATAATAAGGTTGTTAAATTGTTCTTCATCTTTAAGTTTTCCGGCAGCCTTCACGGTCATTTCTGTAAAGTCACCTGCAATTTTTCCGGTTGGAAGTTCAACATTTTCTTTATCCAATGCGGTTTTAATATCCAGGGGTGTAAGTTTATAAGCAGATAACTTTTTGGGGTCAATCCATATGCGCATGGCATATTTTTTTTGTCCCCAAATTTGTACATTGGAAACTCCCGGAATGGTTTGTAAGCGTTGGGCAATTACATTTTCAGCGTAATCACTAACTTCAAGAATATCTCTCGTATTGCTTTGCAAAACCATAGACACGATAGCATCTGCGTTGGCATCGGATTTTGTAACCGTAGGCATTCCATCTATATCCTGAGGTAATTGCCTCAAGGTTTGTGAAACCTTGTCTCTAACATCATTGGCCGCTGCTTCCATATTAATGCTGAGATCAAATTCAACCGTAATAATACTTGAGCCTTGATTGGACGAAGAAGAAATAGAACGAATACCTTCAATCCCATTGATAGCTTTTTCAAGGGGTTCAGTAATTTGAGATTCGATAATATCAGCGTTAGCTCCGGCATAGTTGGTTCTTACGGTTATTACCGGTGGATCAACAGATGGGTATTCCCTTACTCCAAGGTAGGTATAGCCGATTGCTCCGAACAAAACAATCAGGATATTCATCACTAAGGCCAAAACGGGTCTTCGAATGCTGATTTCGGAAATACTCATAGCCCTGACTTCTTAGTTTTTGGATGAAGTAAATTTAAGTTTACTACCGGGCTTTACTGATAATAATCCCGATACAATAATGGTATCGCCTAAGGATACACCTGAAAGGATCTGTACCTTTTTGTCGTTTCTAAAACCTGTTTCTACCTTGCTTTCCTGGGCAATTCCATTTTTGGATAAAAAGACCTTTTGCCCTTTTAATATCGGAATGATGGCTTGGGTTGGAACCATTACTGCACTCGAGCTTTGTTTTAAGGGAAGCTGAATTTCTGCAAACCCTCCCGGAATAAGTCTTCCTCCCGGATTGTTAGCCAATGCTCTAACCTGAATAGTTCGGGTGTTTTCATCAATTTTTGGATTAATAACTTGAACTTTGGCTGAATAGGGCTGTTTTTCACCATCGAGGTTAAAATGAATGGTTTGCCCAATTTTAATAAGGTGGGAATATTTTTCAGGAATAGAAAAGTCGATTTTTAAGGGATCTGTTTGGACCAAAGTCGCAATAGGTGTTGCAGAATTGACAACAGCGCCCAAGCTAATATTCTTTATTCCAATGCTTCCGGAAAAGGGCGCTTTGATTTCTGTTTTTGCTATTTGACTCTCGGTAAGCAGGATGTCGGCTTGGCAGGTAGCCAGTTGGTTTACTGCTGCATCGTATTCTTCCTGACTAATTCCAGAAACGGCTAAGAGCTTTTTTCTTCGTTCAACATTTTCTGAAATTAATTTCTCTTGTAGTCTTAATTTTTTCAAATTGGCTTGTAAATCGGCGTCATTGATTTTTACGAGCAATTGACCTTGACTTACTTTGCTGCCTTCTGTAAAACCAATTTTTACAACCCTACCTGGTATTTCAGGCAATAGTTCAACTTGTTCATTGGCAACCAAACTCCCTGAAATATAAACTTCGTTACTTAAGGTGTCGGGTTGGACAACAAAACCTGTCACCAAAACCGGTGCATCCTTGTTGGGGCCGCCCGGACCTGCACCAGGCCCACCCGGTCCTTGTTCCTTGGTTAGAAACTTTATTTTAATGAATGCCAGCAATCCAACAAGAACTGCCAGAATGAGAAAGATTCGAAGGTTTTTCATAAAATCAACACCTGTCCGTTTGTTCCGGACAATAATAATCAGATACGAAGTAAGGCAATATTTGAAATGTATTAACCTTAACTCCTTAGTTGATCTGTCTTTAAAGAGTTATTTAACAAGAATTAGGGACTACTCAGCCTTTTCAGGTCGCATTTGTGGGAAAAACAAAACTTCCTGTATCGTGCTGTTGTTGGTTAGCATCATGGTTAACCGATCAATTCCGATACCCAATCCGGAGGTTGGAGGCATTCCATATTCCAAAGCTCGCAAAAAGTCATGGTCAATAAACATTGCTTCTTCGTCGCCACGTTCGCTCAATCGCAATTGTTCTTCAAATCGTTCACGTTGGTCAATTGGGTCGTTCAATTCCGAATAGGCATTGGCTACTTCTTTTCCATTAATCATTAATTCAAACCTTTCTACCAATCCTGCCTTGCTCCGGTGTTTTTTAGTTAAAGGAGACATTTCAACCGGGTAATCCATAATAAAGGTAGGTTGAATAAAATGCTTTTCACATTTTTCGCTAAATATTTCATCCACCAGTTTGCCTTT is a window from the Bacteroidia bacterium genome containing:
- a CDS encoding efflux RND transporter permease subunit translates to MSISEISIRRPVLALVMNILIVLFGAIGYTYLGVREYPSVDPPVITVRTNYAGANADIIESQITEPLEKAINGIEGIRSISSSSNQGSSIITVEFDLSINMEAAANDVRDKVSQTLRQLPQDIDGMPTVTKSDANADAIVSMVLQSNTRDILEVSDYAENVIAQRLQTIPGVSNVQIWGQKKYAMRIWIDPKKLSAYKLTPLDIKTALDKENVELPTGKIAGDFTEMTVKAAGKLKDEEQFNNLIILDQGGKVIRLRDVGYAKLGPENEETILRQSGIPMIGLALVPQPGANYIDIATEFYKRYDAIQRDLPKDYSFGIALDNTRFILKSIEEVQETLAIALVLVIIIIYLFFRDWLIAFRPLIDIPVSLIGTFFIMYILGFSINVLTLLAIVLATGLVVDDGIVVTENIFKKIEQGYKPIQAAILGSNEIFFAVISTSITLAAVFLPIVFMQGFVGKLFQEFGMVIASAVLISAFVSLTLTPMLNARLIRKNDKKSRFYELTEPFFQWMNDTYRNSLKSFMQIRWMAIIILLGILGIGYFSFKSLPAELAPLEDRSWVRLSITAPEGASYEYTDNFLLRLTDFIADSIPEKDLLLTVTAPGFAGSGAVNTGFVRLKFVDPENRKRSQQQIADYMSSQAKNFPEAKVFVIQEQTISAGGGPRGSLPVQYVLQAPNFEKLQQVIPLFMEEVSKHPTFQGFDVNLKFNRPELTITINREKAKSLGVSVGEIAQTMQLAFSGQRFSYFTMNGKQYQVIGQVDRANRDEPIDLKSLYVKNSKGESIQLDNLVMAMESSSPPQLYHYNRYQSATISAGLAPGKTIGEGIKVMDEIKKKVLDDSFSTALTGPSRDFAESSSNVLFALLLALVLIYLVLAAQFESFIDPLVIMFTVPLAFGSALFSLWYFNQTNNIFSQIGMIMLIGLVTKNGILIVEFANQLKEKGKSKAEAIMEAAVARLRPILMTSIATALGALPIALALGSGSKSRTGMGIVVTGGVLLSLILTLYVIPAMYSYMSKEFKPQEDEDIETKPIEHA
- a CDS encoding lysine--tRNA ligase, whose translation is KGKLVDEIFSEKCEKHFIQPTFIMDYPVEMSPLTKKHRSKAGLVERFELMINGKEVANAYSELNDPIDQRERFEEQLRLSERGDEEAMFIDHDFLRALEYGMPPTSGLGIGIDRLTMMLTNNSTIQEVLFFPQMRPEKAE
- a CDS encoding efflux RND transporter periplasmic adaptor subunit, translated to MKNLRIFLILAVLVGLLAFIKIKFLTKEQGPGGPGAGPGGPNKDAPVLVTGFVVQPDTLSNEVYISGSLVANEQVELLPEIPGRVVKIGFTEGSKVSQGQLLVKINDADLQANLKKLRLQEKLISENVERRKKLLAVSGISQEEYDAAVNQLATCQADILLTESQIAKTEIKAPFSGSIGIKNISLGAVVNSATPIATLVQTDPLKIDFSIPEKYSHLIKIGQTIHFNLDGEKQPYSAKVQVINPKIDENTRTIQVRALANNPGGRLIPGGFAEIQLPLKQSSSAVMVPTQAIIPILKGQKVFLSKNGIAQESKVETGFRNDKKVQILSGVSLGDTIIVSGLLSVKPGSKLKFTSSKN